A part of Pseudochaenichthys georgianus chromosome 23, fPseGeo1.2, whole genome shotgun sequence genomic DNA contains:
- the LOC117439231 gene encoding zinc finger protein 11-like: MESLYRCDDDSPLLLPSLRLFIPPLRLVSAAMWQVVQRGSVHDYGMVEEFISTVSEIVPDLLNADQKAQLLLGLRARVVLELCRAEQIQDTETIEMHLERIKTLVSTWAAQPCFAEVEFPESNFADQIELLLKDPEEKEKYFQEVFPTDFGPDYDSALQVLMLDFLSRLEKLLPVPDIQQTASMLSAVPSALEECVHSVPDPQHLRTVLQYHTTLGHYDLCDESQSIPSSFGNCILSSLSLPQLEKVVIDADQIHLQPQSEQMQGCVTVQVEGETVTLLDYIQIEQAQPLVEPDEEEEREINEEETDEDVSDALKPAAFRPLKQSKRLQVKRKAKKESDSEAAKRQRKKFPNNKTCPVCNKIFLRAAAMRRHQETHSANREFKYKCSNCDKRFRDHYDMNRHNMRVHEKDENGTSTKEEEEADPSTSELSENKNCSLCGKYFGRQVDMERHMRSHSEDRPFNCCFCEKKFKNPYVLKRHKQEICKSREVKRPKKKEIQRPTPQPPTEGSTEGKVCPICNRILPCTADIAKHLRSHTEERPFICITCEKGFKYKDTLKKHQIIHGHEGIREEQCKTVEQILAEADLCNLDKKQLDVPAEGSEESASASVPQVKKKGPKVCPVCSRGFDSVKTLNRHVQCHTEDRPYHCIHCKKRFKHMHGLKRHQIYAICHKKITRFSWKKELRAGPSQSEAAGAEQQQGTPLKIPVWCSNCGKHFEYPFALKEHQENVCKVEMSDIMRCGDCGKEFKSMTMLKVHQRIHDALYCKECGKILANEPAFERHKLMHRPMQCTMCEKSFTLLRRLREHYEKQHEFTGPFPCPQCDKTFIQLSYLAIHQRIHKGEFPYICSMCPEKFRSSNCLTVHLRKHTGEKPFLCWQCGKCYRSASELTVHMGTHSEERPWSCTQCDLAYRTKLQLTNHVEQVHIGVRYPCNSCGKQFMKETSLKRHELIHTGERPHQCTVCGKTFLTANELRLHNRYHTGERPYKCEVCGKAFIQSGYLKSHMRIHTGEKPFKCDVCDKGFRLSYHMKKHRRTHAGKLKSYVCEECGLAFLHKKALWEHSLSHEVKVEPSFTEEVRIEFQ; encoded by the exons ATGGAGAGCCTGTATCGCTGTGATGACG ATTCCCCTCTCCTGCTGCCGTCCCTCCGCCTCTTCATCCCCCCGCTGCGCCTGGTGTCTGCGGCCATGTGGCAGGTGGTGCAGAGGGGCAGCGTGCACGACTATGGGATGGTGGAGGAGTTCATCAGCACAGTCTCAGAAATTGTTCCTGATCTTTTGAACGCTGATCAGAAAGCTCAACTCCTCCTCGGACTCCGAGCCCGG GTGGTTCTGGAGTTGTGTCGTGCTGAGCAGATACAAGACACAGAAACCATCGAGATGCACCTGGAGCGGATCAAGACCCTCGTTTCCACTTGGGCGGCGCAG CCATGTTTTGCAGAGGTCGAGTTTCCAGAATCCAACTTTGCGGATCAAATTGAGTTGCTGTTGAAAGACCCCGAAGAGAAGGAGAAGTATTTCCAG GAGGTTTTTCCTACGGACTTTGGGCCTGACTATGACAGTGCTCTTCAGGTGCTAATGCTGGACTTCCTCTCCAGGCTGGAGAAGCTTCTACCTGTACCTGACATTCAACAG ACTGCCTCCATGCTCAGTGCGGTCCCCTCTGCTCTGGAGGAGTGTGTGCACTCTGTTCCCGACCCTCAGCACCTGAGGACCGTCCTCCAGTACCACACCACGCTGGGACATTACGATTTATGTG ATGAAAGTCAGAGCATTCCCTCTTCCTTTGGGAACTGCATCCTGTCCTCGCTGTCCCTCCCTCAGCTGGAGAAGGTTGTGATTGACGCAGACCAAATCCACCTACAGCCTCAGTCAGAGCAGATGCAGGGCTGCGTGACGGTGCAGGTGGAAGGGGAGACTGTGACTTTGTTGGACTACATACAGATAGAGCAGGCTCAGCCTCTGGTTGAGCCTGACGAGGAAGAAGAGCGTGAAATAAACGAAGAGGAAACGGATGAGGATGTGAGTGATGCTCTAAAGCCAGCAGCTTTTCGACCGCTGAAACAAAGCAAAAGGCTCCAGGTTAAGAGGAAAGCTAAAAAAGAAAGCGACTCTGAGGCGGCTAAGAGGCAAAGGAAAAAGTTCCCTAACAATAAAACGTGTCCTGTGTGCAATAAGATCTTCCTGCGGGCGGCAGCCATGAGACGACACCAGGAAACTCACTCTGCTAACCGGGAGTTTAAGTACAAGTGCTCCAACTGTGACAAACGCTTCAGGGACCATTACGACATGAACCGGCACAACATGCGCGTTCACGAGAAGGACGAGAACGGTACCAGCActaaagaggaagaggaagcagATCCCAGCACTTCTGAGCTGTCGGAAAACAAAAACTGCTCCCTGTGCGGGAAGTATTTTGGCCGCCAAGTAGACATGGAGCGGCACATGAGGTCCCACTCAGAGGACCGGCCGTTCAACTGCTGTTTCTGCGAGAAGAAATTCAAGAATCCTTACGTTTTAAAGAGACACAAGCAGGAGATCTGTAAGAGCCGAGaggtgaaaaggccaaagaAGAAAGAGATCCAGCGCCCGACTCCACAGCCACCGACCGAGGGCTCGACGGAGGGCAAAGTGTGTCCTATCTGCAACAGGATATTACCGTGCACTGCAGACATCGCAAAGCATTTACGGTCTCACACGGAAGAGCGTCCTTTTATCTGCATTACTTGCGAAAAGGGCTTCAAGTACAAGGACACGTtgaagaagcatcagatcatcCACGGTCACGAGGGGATCAGGGAGGAACAGTGCAAGACGGTGGAACAGATTTTAGCTGAGGCTGATTTATGTAACCTTGATAAGAAACAGCTGGACGTACCTGCAGAAGGTTCTGAGGAATCGGCTTCTGCATCTGTGCCACAAGTGAAGAAAAAAGGCCCTAAAGTGTGCCCCGTCTGCTCGCGGGGCTTTGACAGTGTTAAGACTCTGAACAGGCACGTACAGTGTCACACAGAGGACCGTCCGTATCATTGCATCCACTGCAAGAAGCGCTTCAAACACATGCACGGGCTAAAGAGACACCAGATTTACGCCATTTGTCACAAGAAAATCACCCGATTCTCGTGGAAGAAAGAGCTGAGAGCAGGGCCCAGCCAGAGCGAAGCAGCCGGCGCTGAGCAACAACAGGGCACTCCTCTGAAAATACCCGTGTGGTGCTCAAACTGCGGCAAACACTTTGAATACCCGTTCGCTTTGAAGGAGCACCAGGAGAACGTTTGCAAAGTAGAAATGAGCGATATCATGAGATGTGGCGACTGCGGGAAAGAGTTCAAGAGCATGAcgatgctcaaagtgcaccagaggaTCCACGACGCGCTCTACTGCAAGGAGTGCGGGAAGATCCTCGCCAACGAGCCGGCCTTCGAGAGGCACAAGCTCATGCACCGGCCCATGCAGTGCACCATGTGCGAGAAGAGCTTCACCCTGCTCCGGCGCCTGAGGGAACACTACGAGAAGCAGCACGAGTTCACCGGCCCGTTCCCGTGCCCTCAGTGCGACAAAACCTTCATCCAGCTCTCGTACCTCGCCATCCACCAGAGGATCCACAAGGGGGAGTTCCCGTACATCTGCAGCATGTGCCCCGAGAAGTTCAGGTCCTCCAACTGCCTGACGGTGCACCTGAGGAAACACACCGGGGAGAAGCCCTTCCTGTGCTGGCAGTGTGGGAAGTGTTACCGCTCGGCCTCGGAGCTCACGGTGCACATGGGCACTCACTCCGAGGAGAGGCCCTGGAGCTGCACACAGTGCGATCTGGCGTACCGCAccaagctgcagctgaccaaccACGTGGAGCAGGTGCACATCGGGGTCCGGTACCCCTGCAACAGCTGCGGGAAGCAGTTCATGAAGGAGACGTCCCTGAAGAGGCACGAGCTCATCCACACAGGGGAGAGGCCGCACCAGTGCACCGTGTGCGGGAAGACCTTCCTCACCGCCAACGAGCTCCGCCTCCACAACCGCTACCACACCGGGGAGCGGCCCTACAAGTGCGAGGTGTGCGGGAAAGCCTTCATCCAGTCGGGGTATCTCAAGTCGCACATGCGCATCCACACGGGAGAGAAGCCATTTAAATGTGACGTGTGTGATAAAGGTTTCCGGTTGTCCTATCACATGAAGAAACACCGGCGGACGCACGCCGGGAAGCTAAAGAGCTACGTGTGTGAGGAGTGTGGGTTAGCCTTCCTCCATAAGAAGGCCCTCTGGGAACACTCGCTCAGCCACGAGGTGAAAGTCGAACCGTCATTCACTGAGGAAGTGAGAATAGAATTTCAATAG